One window of Plasmodium falciparum 3D7 genome assembly, chromosome: 7 genomic DNA carries:
- a CDS encoding mTERF domain-containing protein, putative, with product MNINVFFIILILIHVSTHIYYIRCVKVICNNNFLTKWNNRSSIKNKGCKSKIYGNIYKNKNKKIYSNIYIDIYNNLCKNLYTKRNIYLCYNKKRKIQKKKKCAHINDIEEIRKKDINEYISKFNFFKLYYYNTYNCLNKKCVSFISCYKRDFCYKKLLNKRICHLFEKNNNDKYIKNLKSLKKIDNTILGKKFDGKEEEIIHEIPEKFLNSFKWALEYRLKNTNCNFMRRLKVSRKTNEPLKSLENYAVGYKENLLAMLQKEKNFFLNVIQKLKSKEYFNFDIYSIFKFLTIDIRFLFYPSCHDESAIFYLIFGNLEKSVNFFLKNKHTVDFSLIQNEKNQNHRNTYTNIMLQPVKVNYVFVNNEKGKKNEHIKNDQEENQKIDVEEKITQEDKEKNIEPNKLESHNNLLKDYEEINTSACVEGKFNYFLNNYERIEFFFKHYFKNIKDLKDFFNTINEKENRNTKDIVNFDMDGNTIIKKTNVLENGINIEMIKKIIYTSPRLSLINKNTIIKRLKHYKNELGYDYKELQHILYNIPQFFAFGNLKKKYKELLYIHETIKEKDLQKLIKMYPRIFTYNIYRTIRPKLLYLILHLNKHFHDTLLFPQYFSYSFRLRIIPRHIAYMNIYYDDYIKYYNDLVKKYNYADFNKYFNELVYNKDKNIPPIDLKSLLQTSNQDFIKHYNISYYDFVKATQQAKHIHNPFIIY from the coding sequence atgaatattaatgttttctttattattttaatacttATCCATGTAAGTActcacatatattatattagatGTGTAAAggttatatgtaataataactTCTTAACAAAATGGAATAATAGATCATCCATTAAGAATAAAGGATGTAAGTCAAAAATAtatggtaatatatataaaaataaaaataaaaaaatatatagcaatatatatattgatatatataataaccttTGTAAgaatttatatacaaaacGAAATATATACCtttgttataataaaaagagaaaaatacaaaaaaaaaaaaaatgtgccCATATAAATGACATTGAAGAAATACGAAAAAAGGACATAAACGAATATATAagtaaatttaattttttcaagttatattattacaatacaTACAAttgtttaaataaaaaatgtgtatCCTTTATATCATGTTATAAGAGAGACTTTTgctataaaaaattattgaacAAAAGGATATGCCATTTATtcgaaaagaataataatgataaatacataaaaaatttgaagtctcttaaaaaaattgataataCAATATTAGGAAAAAAGTTTGATggaaaagaagaagaaataattCATGAGATTCCTgagaaatttttaaattcatttaAATGGGCCTTAGAATATAgattaaaaaatacaaattgtAATTTTATGAGAAGACTAAAGGTATCTAGAAAAACAAACGAACCTTTAAAGAGTTTAGAAAATTATGCTGTAggttataaagaaaatttattAGCCATgttacaaaaagaaaaaaatttctttCTTAATGTTATACAAAAATTGAAATCtaaagaatattttaattttgatATTTATAGTATATTTAAATTCCTTACTATAGATATAcgctttttattttatccatCATGTCATGACGAATCAGCGATATTTTATCTGATATTTGGAAATCTAGAAAAATCAGtcaatttctttttaaaaaataaacatacagttgatttttcattaatacaaaatgaaaaaaatcaaaaccATAGAAACACTTATACAAATATCATGCTACAGCCTGTTAAAGTTAACTATGTTTTtgttaataatgaaaaaggtAAGAAAAACGAACACATCAAAAATGATCAAGAAGAAAACCAAAAAATTGATgtggaagaaaaaataacacAAGAGGataaagagaaaaatatCGAACCAAATAAATTAGAATCTCATAATAATCTTTTAAAAGATTATGAAGAAATTAATACATCAGCATGTGTTGAAGGAAAGTTTAATTACTTcctaaataattatgaaagaattgaattttttttcaaacattattttaaaaatataaaagatttaaaagatttttttaatacgataaacgaaaaagaaaataggAATACCAAAGATATTGTAAATTTTGATATGGATGGAAAtactattataaaaaaaacaaatgtaCTAGAAAATGGAATCAACATAGAaatgattaaaaaaattatttacacATCACCTAGATTATCacttattaataaaaatacaattattaaaagattaaaacattataaaaatgaattaggTTATGATTACAAAGAATtacaacatatattatataatataccacAATTTTTTGCATTtggtaatttaaaaaaaaaatacaaagaattattatatatacatgaaaccataaaagaaaaagatttaCAAAAACTAATTAAAATGTATCCAagaatatttacatataatatctaTAGAACTATAAGACCaaaacttttatatttaattctaCATTTAAATAAACATTTTCATGATACCTTATTATTCCCACAATATTTTAGTTATAGCTTTAGATTAAGAATAATACCAAGACATATAGcctatatgaatatttattatgatgattatataaaatattataatgatctcgttaaaaaatataattacgCTGATttcaataaatattttaatgaacTCGTATACAACAAAGATAAAAACATACCACCAATCGATCTTAAATCATTATTACAAACATCAAATCAGGATTTTATAAAGCATTACAATATATCGTATTATGATTTTGTGAAAGCAACACAGCAAGCCAAACACATACACAATcctttcataatatattaa
- a CDS encoding proteasome subunit alpha type-5, putative yields MFSTRSEYDRGVNTFSPEGRLFQVEYALGAIKLGSTAVGICVNDGVILASERRISSTLIEKDSVEKLLSIDDHIGCAMSGLMADARTLIDYARVECNHYKFIYNENINIKSCVELISELALDFSNLSDSKRKKIMSRPFGVALLIGGVDKNGPCLWYTEPSGTNTRFSAASIGSAQEGAELLLQENYKKDMTFEQAEILALTVLRQVMEDKLSTSNVEICAIKKSDQTFYKYNTDDISRIIDVLPSPVYPTIDMTA; encoded by the exons ATGTTTTCAACAAG gaGTGAATATGATAGGGGAGTAAATACCTTTTCTCCTGAAGGACGACTTTTTCAAGTTGAATATGCCTTAGGGGcgataaaa CTTGGTAGTACGGCTGTAGGTATTTGTGTGAACGATGGAGTGATATTAGCATCCGAGAGAAGAATTTCCTCAACACTTATCGAAAAAGATTCCGTTGAGAAATTATTATCGATAGATGATCATATTGGTTGTGCGATGAGTGGTTTGATGGCTGATGCAAGAACATTAATTGATTATGCAAGAGTCGAGTGTAatcattataaatttatttataatgagaatataaatataaagtcATGTGTAGAACTAATATCTGAATTAGCTTTAGATTTTTCTAATTTGTCTGAtagtaaaagaaaaaagattaTGAGCAGACCATTCGGAGTTGCTTTATTAATTGGTGGTGTCGATAAAAACGGACCATGTTTATGGTATACTGAACCTTCAGGAACCAATACAAGATTTTCAGCAGCTTCTATAGGTTCAGCACAAGAAGGAgcagaattattattacaagaaaattataaaaaagatatgaCATTTGAACAAGCTGAAATTTTAGCTCTTACGGTTTTAAGACAAGTTATGGAAGATAAACTTTCAACATCAAATGTTGAAATATGTGCTATAAAAAAATCAGATCaaactttttataaatataatacggATGATATATCTAGAATTATTGACGTATTACCATCACCCGTTTATCCCACCATAGACATGACAGCATAG